The Pseudomonadota bacterium genome includes a window with the following:
- a CDS encoding BON domain-containing protein, whose amino-acid sequence MRIHLSTALLAAIISFIASSAAPPASAGILDDILVAPKTLIDRAIEARSSSDIYKDNEIVVKVNAVMADLGTIKASTEIYEQRLLITGLFDDTQLYEKFLARVEAINGIKELYWHVQYMSEDEQEARKEEMLDWVDALELDARVGISLIETAGIADVNYRVAVDAFSNVYLIGRARSEEEFRKAVQVSAETEGVGVIVNYVEVRP is encoded by the coding sequence ATGCGCATCCACCTCAGTACCGCACTCCTTGCCGCGATCATCTCGTTTATTGCGTCGTCAGCCGCGCCTCCAGCCTCGGCGGGAATTCTCGACGACATTTTGGTGGCGCCCAAAACCCTGATCGACCGGGCCATTGAAGCACGCAGTAGTTCAGATATTTACAAGGACAATGAGATCGTCGTGAAGGTTAACGCGGTGATGGCGGATCTGGGCACGATCAAGGCGTCGACCGAGATTTACGAACAGCGCCTGCTGATAACGGGGCTGTTCGACGACACACAGCTTTATGAAAAATTCCTCGCCCGAGTGGAGGCTATCAATGGGATCAAGGAACTCTATTGGCATGTCCAATATATGAGCGAAGACGAGCAGGAAGCGCGCAAAGAGGAAATGCTCGATTGGGTGGATGCCCTGGAACTCGATGCACGTGTCGGCATCAGCCTAATCGAAACGGCCGGAATCGCCGACGTTAATTATCGCGTCGCGGTCGATGCATTTTCCAATGTCTATCTTATCGGCCGGGCGCGTTCCGAGGAAGAATTTCGCAAGGCGGTCCAAGTCTCTGCAGAAACGGAGGGCGTCGGCGTGATCGTCAACTATGTCGAAGTGCGCCCATAA
- a CDS encoding cold-shock protein, with product MSVGTVKWFNSVKGYGFISPDDGSKDAFVHISAVESAGLPGLAEGQRVEFELQPGKNGKSSAENLVLAD from the coding sequence ATGAGTGTAGGAACCGTGAAGTGGTTCAATTCCGTCAAGGGGTATGGCTTTATTAGCCCGGACGATGGTTCGAAGGACGCATTCGTCCATATTTCCGCTGTTGAGAGCGCCGGTCTGCCGGGCCTCGCAGAGGGACAACGGGTCGAGTTCGAACTGCAACCGGGTAAGAACGGCAAAAGTTCGGCTGAAAATTTGGTTCTCGCCGACTAG
- a CDS encoding sterol desaturase family protein codes for MAGFGDIIVTLPVWLMILSGQLLLIAIPAGAAFLFLYRWPGNPFRGRKIQLGSARSATIRREVRYSILTAMVFALNGFCIYLLMSRGWTQVYAQSSELGWLYGIFSLIAAIVLHDAYFYWTHRLMHHRRLFHLFHRLHHESHSPSPWAAYAFAPLEAVVQTMFLTFLIFVLPLHVSVIYLFMVHMILRNVVGHSGFELFPRGIATHRVFGILTTTTHHDLHHSAKAGNYGLYFTWWDRICGTENPDYLETFAGVTAARRTAPEQDQDNAALALKV; via the coding sequence ATGGCTGGTTTCGGAGATATCATCGTAACGCTACCGGTCTGGCTAATGATACTTAGCGGCCAACTTTTACTGATTGCCATTCCAGCCGGCGCGGCATTCCTTTTTCTTTATCGGTGGCCGGGCAATCCCTTCCGGGGGCGTAAAATTCAACTTGGTTCTGCGCGCTCGGCGACAATTCGGCGGGAGGTGCGTTATTCGATCCTGACTGCGATGGTCTTCGCGCTGAACGGATTTTGCATCTATTTGCTGATGTCTCGAGGCTGGACACAGGTTTACGCTCAATCATCCGAATTGGGCTGGCTCTACGGTATCTTCAGTTTGATCGCTGCCATCGTCCTGCATGATGCATATTTTTATTGGACGCACCGCTTGATGCACCATCGGCGCCTCTTCCATCTGTTTCATCGGCTGCATCACGAATCGCACAGCCCGTCTCCTTGGGCGGCCTACGCCTTTGCGCCGCTGGAAGCCGTTGTTCAAACCATGTTTCTAACATTCCTAATCTTTGTCCTGCCGCTTCATGTCAGCGTCATATACCTGTTCATGGTTCACATGATCCTGCGCAATGTTGTCGGTCATAGCGGCTTCGAATTGTTTCCGCGTGGCATCGCGACGCATCGGGTGTTCGGCATTTTGACTACCACTACGCATCACGACCTGCACCACAGCGCTAAAGCAGGTAATTACGGCCTGTATTTCACTTGGTGGGACCGTATCTGCGGCACCGAGAATCCGGACTACCTTGAGACCTTCGCGGGTGTAACTGCCGCTCGACGTACTGCGCCTGAGCAGGACCAGGACAACGCGGCCCTCGCACTGAAAGTATAA
- the recJ gene encoding single-stranded-DNA-specific exonuclease RecJ, with protein sequence MSAAQTGSGAFLSVERSVSGKFWRARLEDDRAALALAQQLEISEILARVLAARGITADDAERFLNPALRDTLPDPSVLRDMDKAADLLAAAIQSGEKIAVFGDYDVDGATSGALILRFLNAVGSTGTYYIPDRMREGYGPNAPALKSLAEQGVALVVTVDCGISAFDALDAAATAGLSVIVVDHHIAEPRLPIATAIVNPNRLDDDSGLGQLAAVGVTFLLLVALNRTLRRAGHYKADCPEPDLLGLLDLVALGTVCDVVPLTGLNRALTMQGLKVMAKRGNIGLAALSDSAGLDEAPTAYHAGYVLGPRVNAGGRVGESSLGIRLLTTSDGEAAKAIALHLGELNKERQAIEADVLDAATAQIEARGETPAPIIIAAGAGWHAGVVGIVASRLKERFSRPAIVIAVAEGIGKASCRSITGVDIGAAITAARQAGLLLNGGGHAMAAGFTVAEDQLEALGSFLMDRLAPFVTAARQSVSLGIDGALTVEGATLELVEELAQVGPFGSGNSEPRMVITASRIASAKVVGNGHVRCILAGATGKRLTGIAFRAAGEELGHMLLSPSEGPLHVAGNLRINRWRERDDVQLIIQDAAHASGADWT encoded by the coding sequence ATGTCAGCCGCTCAAACAGGGTCGGGTGCTTTTCTTAGCGTCGAGCGTTCGGTTTCCGGCAAGTTCTGGCGAGCCCGCCTGGAAGACGACCGGGCTGCACTGGCGCTGGCCCAGCAGTTGGAAATATCCGAGATCCTAGCGCGGGTTCTTGCCGCGCGCGGCATTACCGCGGATGACGCTGAAAGGTTCTTAAACCCGGCGTTGCGAGACACGCTGCCCGACCCATCCGTGCTGCGCGATATGGACAAGGCGGCCGATCTCTTGGCGGCGGCGATTCAATCCGGCGAAAAGATTGCCGTGTTCGGCGATTACGATGTCGATGGCGCCACCTCCGGCGCGCTCATCCTACGCTTCCTAAATGCAGTCGGCAGCACCGGAACTTATTACATTCCCGACCGCATGCGCGAAGGGTATGGCCCCAACGCGCCAGCACTCAAATCCCTGGCTGAACAGGGTGTGGCGCTTGTCGTCACCGTGGATTGTGGTATCTCCGCTTTCGACGCCTTGGACGCGGCCGCGACGGCCGGTCTCTCAGTCATCGTCGTTGATCACCATATCGCCGAGCCGCGCCTGCCGATCGCCACGGCAATCGTCAATCCCAACCGCCTCGACGACGATAGCGGTCTTGGCCAGCTGGCGGCGGTTGGTGTGACTTTTCTCCTGCTGGTGGCGCTCAACAGGACCCTGCGTCGGGCCGGACATTACAAAGCCGACTGCCCAGAACCGGACTTGCTCGGCTTGCTCGACCTGGTGGCACTGGGCACGGTCTGCGATGTCGTGCCGCTCACCGGGCTTAACCGCGCCCTAACGATGCAAGGTTTGAAGGTCATGGCGAAGCGCGGCAATATTGGTTTGGCGGCGCTGTCCGATAGCGCCGGTCTCGACGAGGCGCCAACCGCCTATCATGCCGGCTATGTGCTTGGCCCGCGCGTAAACGCAGGCGGTCGGGTGGGTGAATCGAGCCTCGGCATTCGTCTGCTCACGACCTCGGACGGCGAAGCCGCAAAGGCCATCGCGCTACATTTGGGTGAACTCAACAAGGAACGCCAAGCCATCGAGGCGGATGTTCTTGACGCGGCGACGGCCCAGATCGAGGCACGCGGCGAAACACCGGCGCCGATTATCATCGCCGCCGGCGCTGGCTGGCATGCCGGAGTGGTCGGCATTGTCGCAAGCCGGCTGAAGGAGCGTTTTTCGCGCCCGGCCATCGTCATTGCGGTGGCGGAAGGAATCGGCAAAGCGTCGTGCCGCTCGATCACCGGGGTGGATATCGGGGCGGCGATCACGGCGGCGCGCCAGGCCGGACTGTTGCTCAACGGCGGCGGACATGCGATGGCGGCCGGTTTTACAGTGGCCGAAGACCAGTTGGAGGCGCTTGGCAGCTTTCTAATGGACCGGCTCGCGCCATTTGTGACGGCAGCGCGTCAATCGGTGAGCCTTGGCATCGACGGCGCGCTGACGGTCGAGGGGGCGACGCTCGAACTAGTCGAAGAACTTGCCCAGGTGGGCCCGTTCGGCTCCGGCAATTCCGAGCCGCGCATGGTCATCACCGCGTCGCGCATCGCCAGTGCAAAAGTGGTCGGTAACGGCCATGTCCGCTGTATATTGGCCGGCGCCACGGGCAAACGGCTGACCGGCATCGCGTTCCGCGCGGCGGGCGAGGAATTGGGACATATGTTGCTTTCGCCGTCGGAAGGACCGCTCCACGTGGCCGGGAATCTGCGCATAAACCGCTGGCGAGAACGTGACGACGTGCAACTAATCATTCAGGATGCGGCGCATGCGAGCGGCGCGGACTGGACCTGA
- the glpX gene encoding class II fructose-bisphosphatase → MAEAVSLDRNLALDAVRVTESAARAASHMTGLGDEVAADQAAVDAMRRALNALDIDGTVVIGEGERDEAPMLFIGEKVGTGNGPKVDVALDPLEGTTICATGGPNSLAVLAMAEEGGFLNAPDVYMDKIAVGDGLPEDLIDIDDTPVQNLTRLAHAKKCEISDLMVLVLDRPRHSELIAKLRETRARIQLIHDGDVAGVIATTRLNSSVDMYIGIGGAPEGVLAAAALRCIGGQMMARLVFRNNDEKKRARAMGVTDLNRKYSLHELAGGDVMFAATGVTDGAMLKGVHRFPGGAHTYSVVMRSRTGTLRLIEAEHDFTRRPPLD, encoded by the coding sequence ATGGCCGAAGCTGTTTCTCTAGACCGTAACTTGGCGCTGGATGCCGTCCGCGTCACCGAATCAGCGGCGCGTGCGGCTTCGCACATGACCGGTCTCGGCGACGAAGTCGCAGCGGATCAGGCGGCTGTGGACGCCATGCGACGCGCCCTCAATGCCCTCGATATCGACGGCACGGTGGTCATTGGTGAGGGCGAGCGGGACGAGGCGCCGATGCTTTTTATCGGCGAGAAGGTCGGCACGGGGAACGGTCCCAAGGTCGATGTCGCGCTCGACCCGCTGGAGGGCACCACCATTTGCGCTACCGGCGGACCCAATTCTTTGGCCGTCCTCGCCATGGCCGAAGAAGGCGGCTTTCTCAATGCGCCGGACGTGTACATGGATAAGATCGCTGTCGGCGACGGCCTGCCCGAGGATTTGATCGATATCGACGACACGCCGGTGCAGAACCTCACGCGCCTAGCGCACGCCAAGAAGTGCGAAATTTCTGATCTCATGGTGCTGGTGCTCGACCGCCCGCGCCACAGCGAATTGATCGCCAAGTTGCGTGAAACGCGGGCCCGCATTCAACTTATTCACGACGGCGATGTCGCCGGCGTCATCGCCACGACCCGGCTCAACAGCTCGGTCGATATGTATATCGGCATTGGGGGGGCGCCGGAGGGCGTACTCGCGGCGGCGGCGCTGCGCTGCATCGGCGGGCAAATGATGGCCCGCCTGGTGTTTCGCAACAATGACGAAAAGAAACGTGCGCGCGCTATGGGCGTGACCGACCTGAACCGCAAATATTCGCTACACGAGTTGGCGGGCGGGGATGTCATGTTTGCCGCCACAGGCGTGACAGATGGCGCCATGCTGAAAGGGGTTCATCGTTTCCCCGGCGGCGCGCACACATACTCGGTGGTCATGCGCTCGCGCACCGGGACATTGCGATTGATTGAGGCCGAGCACGATTTCACCCGTCGCCCGCCGCTCGATTGA
- a CDS encoding homoserine dehydrogenase, whose product MSDAVRIGLAGLGVVGGGVLKLLDQQNTLLQSRLGRRLDVVAVSAREREKNRTVDISSLKWYDNPLDLAADPDIDVVCELMGGGDGIALELSQAALRNGKHLVTANKALLAYHGNSLAGMAEENAVNLGYEAAVAGGIPIIKALREGLIANKFSGVYGILNGTCNYILTEMRDGVRAGVPRDFDAVLKEAQELGYAEADPSTDVDGIDAAHKLALLTSLVFGCPVDFEAVQIEGIRHINPIDIRFAEELGYRVKLLGVSRASDAGIEQSVHPCMVPENTAIAHVDGVLNAVVTEGDFVGTTTFEGPGAGAGPTASAVISDLADISRGLVVPVFGVPVSALVARPKAPPGSHVGSYYIRLMVVDRPGVIADIAACLRDQEVSVESLLQHGRRPDEAVPVVLTTHVAEEGALVRALAAMDELHTVLETPRMIRIVNLS is encoded by the coding sequence ATGAGCGACGCCGTGCGTATCGGTTTGGCCGGGCTGGGCGTTGTCGGCGGCGGCGTGCTAAAATTGCTCGACCAGCAAAACACTCTCCTGCAAAGCCGGCTCGGCCGACGGCTCGACGTAGTCGCTGTGAGCGCTCGCGAGCGCGAAAAGAACCGAACCGTCGATATCTCGTCTCTCAAATGGTACGACAATCCGCTCGATCTTGCGGCCGATCCAGATATCGATGTCGTGTGCGAGTTGATGGGCGGGGGCGACGGCATTGCTCTTGAGCTTTCACAGGCGGCCTTACGGAACGGCAAACATCTGGTCACGGCCAACAAGGCCCTGCTCGCATATCATGGTAATTCTCTCGCCGGTATGGCCGAGGAGAACGCTGTGAATTTGGGCTATGAAGCGGCCGTTGCAGGCGGCATTCCTATCATCAAAGCGCTTCGGGAAGGTCTTATCGCCAACAAATTTTCCGGCGTTTACGGCATTTTGAACGGAACCTGCAATTACATTTTAACTGAAATGCGCGACGGCGTGCGCGCCGGCGTGCCACGCGATTTTGATGCCGTCCTCAAGGAAGCACAGGAATTGGGCTATGCCGAGGCGGATCCGTCAACGGATGTCGACGGCATCGATGCGGCGCATAAGCTCGCGCTTCTCACCAGCTTGGTTTTCGGCTGTCCGGTGGATTTCGAGGCCGTCCAGATCGAGGGCATTCGCCACATTAACCCGATCGACATCCGCTTTGCCGAAGAACTCGGCTATCGCGTCAAGCTGCTAGGGGTCTCACGGGCCAGCGACGCTGGTATCGAGCAAAGCGTACATCCCTGCATGGTGCCCGAGAACACCGCCATCGCGCATGTCGACGGCGTGTTGAACGCGGTCGTCACCGAGGGCGATTTTGTTGGCACAACAACGTTCGAAGGTCCAGGCGCAGGCGCCGGGCCAACCGCGTCCGCCGTTATTTCAGACCTCGCCGATATTTCGCGTGGCTTGGTGGTGCCGGTATTCGGCGTTCCGGTGTCAGCGCTTGTGGCGCGGCCGAAGGCGCCGCCCGGGAGCCATGTCGGCAGCTACTATATCCGTCTCATGGTGGTGGACCGGCCCGGTGTGATCGCCGATATTGCGGCTTGCCTGCGCGACCAAGAGGTTTCAGTTGAATCGCTGCTGCAACACGGCCGCCGGCCCGATGAGGCCGTTCCGGTCGTGCTTACCACCCATGTGGCGGAAGAAGGTGCGCTCGTGCGCGCTCTCGCCGCCATGGACGAGTTGCACACGGTGTTGGAGACGCCGCGCATGATTCGTATCGTCAATTTATCATAA
- a CDS encoding OmpA family protein: MSSSWIKHRISARYLAPAVLALVLTGAVACSAILDDAGGFFEDDEVNDRALSQDGGDQDFPKLSEVPDTPRPASSPEDLDQLSEGLVADRDEARYTNETLRSRYADDGPDVDEPQVASVATAVEPVRQPDPLPIPETDPGEFIERQPVSDIEPASESVFRERQAAEQNVAVTATSSESTVRQIEPVQAARRVDASETRVAKVTESGVMAINQFRALFNERFDSSGSSPYRQANVQQVSAQVRQGSLLSDRPLSSDGADNMPASLSSETPFSDQIAGTSAGSISFQAASIPFSTGSTALNSADRAALKQVVKLHQKFGGHVRVIGHSSQRTRDMDSDSHRLVNFQISLDRATAVSMELTRLGVPTEAVMVDARSDNEPLSYEYMPAGEAENRRADIYIEF, from the coding sequence ATGTCGAGTAGCTGGATCAAACATCGTATTTCCGCCCGCTACCTAGCCCCTGCGGTGCTCGCGCTCGTGTTGACGGGCGCAGTGGCCTGTTCGGCCATCTTAGATGATGCCGGCGGATTTTTCGAAGATGACGAAGTAAACGACCGCGCCTTGTCGCAAGACGGCGGAGATCAAGACTTTCCGAAGTTGAGCGAAGTGCCTGATACGCCAAGACCGGCATCAAGTCCAGAGGATTTGGACCAACTCAGCGAAGGCCTGGTGGCCGATCGAGATGAGGCGCGCTACACCAACGAAACATTGCGCAGCCGCTACGCGGACGATGGCCCTGATGTCGATGAGCCGCAGGTCGCCTCAGTAGCCACCGCGGTCGAGCCAGTTCGCCAACCTGACCCTCTGCCGATACCGGAAACGGATCCCGGCGAATTCATCGAGCGGCAGCCGGTTAGCGACATCGAACCGGCATCGGAATCGGTTTTCCGCGAACGTCAGGCAGCGGAACAGAACGTCGCCGTGACGGCAACGAGCAGCGAAAGCACAGTCAGGCAAATTGAACCCGTGCAAGCGGCGCGCCGCGTGGATGCAAGCGAAACCCGCGTCGCTAAGGTGACCGAGAGCGGCGTAATGGCGATAAACCAGTTCCGCGCGCTGTTCAATGAACGCTTTGATTCTTCGGGCAGCTCGCCTTATCGCCAAGCCAATGTCCAGCAGGTCTCGGCTCAGGTTCGCCAAGGCAGCCTATTGTCAGACCGGCCGCTTTCTAGCGATGGTGCAGATAACATGCCGGCGTCACTGTCGTCAGAGACGCCGTTCAGCGACCAAATTGCTGGCACCTCCGCCGGCTCCATATCTTTTCAGGCTGCTAGTATTCCGTTTTCCACCGGTTCCACCGCTCTCAATTCGGCGGACCGCGCAGCGCTCAAGCAGGTCGTCAAGCTACACCAGAAATTTGGCGGCCATGTGCGGGTTATCGGCCATTCCAGCCAGCGCACGCGTGACATGGATTCAGACAGCCATCGCTTGGTGAATTTTCAAATATCACTGGATCGCGCGACCGCCGTATCGATGGAATTAACACGCCTCGGCGTGCCGACCGAAGCGGTGATGGTCGACGCGCGCTCCGACAATGAGCCTCTGAGCTATGAATACATGCCCGCTGGTGAAGCGGAAAATCGCCGCGCCGACATATATATCGAGTTTTAG
- the phaC gene encoding class I poly(R)-hydroxyalkanoic acid synthase → MSGAEETLAKANEFARMAAQSQRIVANFIARQQSVGVLKSQGPFDVGQAFTDMTQQMLSDPARLVQAQLGLFEGYMKLWQHTATRMMGGEVGEPVVVPASDDRRFRAADWSENPFYDFIKQSYLLTSNWFLSTVQENSGDLDEKSAQKLAFYTRQFVDAVSPTNFAMSNPTVLRETLDSGGENLVRGLANMLDDLERGGGNLAIRMTDEDAYEVGGNLALTPGKVVFQNDLMQLIQYAPAGDSVYARPLLVIAPWINKFYILDLKPENSFIGWAVAQGYTVFVISWVNPDERLSHKGFEDYMREGPLAALDAIEQACGEKQVAAVGYCLGGTLLSATLAYMAAQDDKRITSATFFATLVDFEEPGELGVFIDEEQLASLEKMMSEKGYLDGREMATTFNLLRANDLIWSFVINNYLMGKEPFPFDLLFWNSDSTRMPAEMHSFYLRKMYQENALARPGGIELGGVPIDLGKIDLPVYVLAAHEDHIAPWQSCFKATGLYSGKTRFVLGQSGHIAGVVNPPDAGKYGFWTGELNAGESAEDWLTGAARQEGSWWRDWHAWQSRRAGKKVAAREPGAGKLEIIEDAPGSYVKVRT, encoded by the coding sequence ATGAGCGGCGCTGAGGAGACTTTGGCCAAGGCCAATGAATTCGCGCGTATGGCGGCGCAAAGCCAGCGTATCGTGGCTAATTTCATCGCGCGCCAACAATCTGTAGGCGTTCTCAAGTCTCAGGGTCCGTTCGATGTCGGGCAGGCTTTCACCGACATGACGCAACAGATGCTGTCCGATCCAGCCCGTCTGGTGCAGGCACAATTGGGCCTGTTTGAAGGCTATATGAAGCTCTGGCAGCATACTGCGACCCGCATGATGGGTGGCGAAGTGGGCGAACCCGTCGTCGTGCCCGCATCCGACGATCGCCGCTTCCGCGCCGCCGACTGGAGCGAAAACCCCTTTTACGACTTCATCAAGCAATCTTATTTGCTGACGTCGAACTGGTTCCTGTCGACGGTACAAGAAAACTCCGGCGATTTGGATGAGAAGAGCGCGCAAAAACTGGCTTTCTACACGCGCCAATTCGTCGACGCCGTGTCTCCGACCAATTTCGCTATGAGCAATCCGACGGTGCTTCGCGAGACGCTCGATAGTGGCGGCGAGAATTTGGTCCGTGGTCTCGCCAACATGCTCGACGATCTCGAGCGCGGCGGCGGCAATCTCGCGATCCGCATGACCGACGAAGACGCATACGAAGTTGGCGGAAACCTCGCGTTGACGCCGGGAAAGGTCGTCTTTCAAAACGATCTCATGCAATTGATCCAGTATGCCCCGGCCGGCGATAGCGTATATGCCCGCCCGCTTCTCGTCATCGCGCCCTGGATCAACAAATTCTACATCCTCGACTTGAAACCGGAGAACTCCTTCATCGGCTGGGCCGTGGCGCAGGGCTACACCGTGTTCGTTATATCTTGGGTCAACCCGGACGAACGCCTGTCGCACAAGGGCTTCGAGGATTATATGCGGGAGGGCCCGCTGGCAGCGCTCGACGCCATCGAACAGGCTTGCGGCGAAAAACAGGTGGCGGCGGTCGGCTATTGCCTCGGCGGGACTCTCTTGTCGGCGACGCTCGCCTATATGGCGGCGCAGGATGACAAGCGGATTACCAGCGCGACTTTCTTCGCCACCCTGGTAGATTTCGAGGAGCCCGGCGAACTCGGCGTCTTCATCGACGAGGAGCAGCTCGCCAGCCTGGAAAAGATGATGAGCGAAAAGGGCTATCTAGATGGCCGTGAGATGGCGACCACTTTTAACTTGTTGCGCGCCAACGACCTCATCTGGTCGTTCGTGATCAACAATTACTTGATGGGCAAGGAGCCCTTCCCCTTCGACCTGCTCTTTTGGAACTCAGATTCCACCCGCATGCCGGCGGAGATGCACAGTTTCTATCTACGCAAAATGTATCAGGAAAACGCCCTAGCCCGGCCAGGCGGCATCGAACTCGGCGGCGTGCCGATTGATCTCGGCAAGATCGACCTGCCGGTCTATGTTCTGGCCGCGCATGAGGACCATATAGCGCCGTGGCAGTCTTGCTTTAAGGCGACCGGCCTGTACTCGGGAAAAACTCGTTTTGTGCTCGGCCAGTCGGGCCATATCGCCGGCGTTGTTAATCCGCCTGACGCTGGAAAGTACGGTTTCTGGACGGGAGAGTTGAATGCCGGAGAAAGCGCCGAGGATTGGCTCACCGGCGCGGCGCGGCAAGAAGGTTCGTGGTGGCGCGATTGGCACGCTTGGCAGTCCCGGCGAGCCGGCAAGAAAGTTGCGGCGCGCGAACCGGGCGCCGGCAAGCTTGAGATCATCGAGGACGCGCCCGGCAGCTACGTCAAGGTAAGGACTTAA
- a CDS encoding gamma carbonic anhydrase family protein: protein MRPAGDDRAQTIVVVPLGTMGIQGAYILPFRNVLPRLAPGAFVAPGASVIGDVEMAQDSSLWFGGVIRGDVNYVRIGARSNIQDGTVIHTATRDGPTLIGEDVVVGHHCLLHACILEDACMVGMGAVVMDYSVVETGAWVAAGALVPPNKRVKSGELWMGSPARFVRPVSNAEREEIERVAAAYAARAREYSEMPEIKSLP from the coding sequence GTGCGGCCTGCCGGAGACGACAGGGCTCAAACAATTGTCGTTGTTCCCTTAGGCACCATGGGCATCCAAGGCGCTTATATCCTGCCGTTCCGCAATGTCCTGCCGCGCCTTGCGCCCGGGGCGTTCGTGGCGCCGGGCGCAAGCGTCATCGGTGATGTTGAGATGGCGCAGGATTCTAGCCTGTGGTTCGGTGGGGTGATTCGCGGCGACGTCAATTATGTCCGCATCGGCGCGCGCTCGAACATTCAAGACGGCACGGTCATTCACACTGCGACGCGCGATGGCCCGACACTGATCGGCGAGGACGTCGTTGTCGGCCATCACTGCCTACTGCATGCCTGCATTTTGGAAGACGCCTGCATGGTCGGCATGGGCGCGGTGGTGATGGATTATTCGGTAGTCGAAACCGGCGCCTGGGTCGCGGCGGGCGCGTTGGTGCCGCCCAACAAGCGGGTCAAGAGCGGAGAATTGTGGATGGGCAGTCCGGCCAGATTCGTGCGCCCGGTGAGCAACGCAGAGCGCGAAGAGATCGAACGCGTTGCCGCCGCCTATGCCGCCCGCGCCAGGGAATATAGCGAGATGCCGGAGATTAAGTCCTTACCTTGA
- the argC gene encoding N-acetyl-gamma-glutamyl-phosphate reductase yields the protein MNTNGDKKIRIGILGASGYTGGELLRLLAGHDGMDVAMLSAERRAGRSLAEVFPHLAAMRAPDLITIDAFDYSALDAVFCCLPHGTTQEVIAGLPQHLKIVDLSADFRLADPALYAAWYGHEHRAIELQQEAVYGLTELKRDAVSSARLVANPGCYPTGPQLALAPLLMAGRIAVEDIIIDAKSGVSGAGREPRQDTLYSEVGEGVHAYSVAKHRHAPEIEQGLSEAAGAPVSVSFTPHLMPMNRGILATIYVRLAAGATLDEVRAILAERYADEPFVHLVPEGVSPATRHVRGSNHCLIGVFADRLAGRIIIVTAIDNLVKGASGQALQNMNLMCGLPETTGLKQLSLFP from the coding sequence ATGAACACAAACGGCGATAAAAAAATACGCATCGGAATTCTTGGCGCCAGCGGTTACACCGGCGGTGAGTTGCTGCGCCTGTTGGCTGGGCATGATGGCATGGACGTGGCAATGCTTTCCGCCGAGCGCCGCGCTGGACGAAGTCTCGCGGAAGTGTTCCCGCATCTAGCTGCAATGCGGGCGCCAGATTTGATCACTATTGATGCCTTCGATTACTCCGCTCTCGATGCGGTATTTTGCTGTCTGCCGCACGGCACCACGCAGGAAGTCATTGCTGGGCTGCCGCAGCATTTGAAAATCGTGGATCTGTCGGCGGATTTCCGGCTGGCCGATCCGGCGCTTTATGCCGCGTGGTACGGCCATGAACATCGCGCTATCGAGTTACAGCAAGAAGCGGTCTACGGACTCACGGAATTGAAACGAGATGCTGTTTCCAGCGCCCGGCTGGTCGCCAATCCGGGCTGCTATCCGACCGGCCCGCAGCTCGCCCTGGCACCGCTGCTGATGGCCGGACGGATCGCGGTCGAGGACATTATCATCGATGCCAAATCGGGTGTCAGCGGCGCCGGCCGCGAACCCAGGCAGGACACACTTTATTCCGAAGTGGGCGAGGGGGTGCACGCCTACAGCGTGGCCAAGCACCGCCACGCACCGGAAATAGAGCAAGGATTATCGGAAGCCGCCGGGGCGCCAGTTAGCGTCAGCTTCACGCCGCACCTGATGCCGATGAATCGCGGAATTTTGGCCACCATCTACGTCCGGCTCGCCGCCGGCGCGACACTCGATGAGGTCCGCGCCATCCTGGCGGAGCGTTACGCGGATGAGCCATTCGTCCATCTGGTGCCGGAAGGGGTGTCGCCGGCAACGCGTCATGTGCGCGGCTCCAACCATTGCTTGATTGGTGTCTTTGCCGACCGCTTGGCGGGCCGCATCATCATCGTGACGGCGATCGACAATCTGGTGAAAGGTGCCTCGGGCCAAGCGCTGCAAAACATGAATTTGATGTGCGGCCTGCCGGAGACGACAGGGCTCAAACAATTGTCGTTGTTCCCTTAG